From the Hymenobacter yonginensis genome, one window contains:
- a CDS encoding DUF805 domain-containing protein, translated as MKQYDFLQGRLGRSDYALRLLLALVPLLPTSFLSAPQAWYEVLLAGLVLAVSTALAALLSVRRLHDLYLSGWYALALLVPVVNVPACLLLALLPGTASLNPWGPPAGARLMPIPVATPVGNEPPARRWLTGGAN; from the coding sequence ATGAAACAATACGACTTTCTACAGGGCCGCCTGGGCCGCTCCGACTATGCGCTGCGGCTGCTGCTGGCCCTGGTGCCGCTGCTGCCGACCTCATTTCTGTCGGCTCCGCAGGCTTGGTACGAGGTGCTGCTGGCCGGGCTGGTACTGGCCGTCAGCACGGCGCTGGCGGCGCTGCTTTCGGTGCGCCGCCTCCACGATCTGTACCTGAGCGGCTGGTACGCGCTGGCTTTGCTGGTACCCGTCGTGAATGTGCCGGCCTGCTTGCTGCTGGCGCTGCTGCCCGGCACGGCCAGCCTCAACCCGTGGGGCCCGCCCGCCGGGGCGCGGCTGATGCCGATACCCGTGGCGACACCCGTAGGCAACGAGCCACCAGCCCGGCGCTGGCTAACCGGCGGAGCCAACTAA
- a CDS encoding acyl-CoA-binding protein, whose amino-acid sequence MATPEEFEAAAARSKELPAKPDNMTLLKLYALYKQGSEGDISGDRPGGFDFKAIAKYDAWAGMRGKSQDEARQEYVDFVNSLF is encoded by the coding sequence ATGGCCACTCCCGAAGAATTTGAAGCCGCCGCCGCCCGCAGCAAAGAGCTGCCCGCCAAGCCCGACAACATGACCCTGCTCAAGCTCTACGCCCTCTACAAGCAAGGCAGCGAAGGCGACATTTCCGGTGACCGTCCGGGCGGTTTCGACTTCAAAGCCATTGCCAAATATGACGCCTGGGCCGGCATGCGCGGCAAAAGCCAGGACGAAGCCCGCCAGGAGTACGTGGACTTCGTGAACTCCCTGTTCTAA
- a CDS encoding deoxynucleoside kinase, translated as MHIAIVGNIGAGKTTLANKLAHHFNWEVFLEDVDHNPYLKDFYDDMPRWAFHLQVYFLNSRFRQTQQIKKLQAASKGVIQDRTIYEDAHIFAANLHQSSLMTERDYRNYLGLFESMVSMVDPPDLLLYLRADLPKLVQQIERRNRDYENNIKIDYLKHLNEHYEEWISGYKHGKLLIIDVNNLDYVSNPEDLSGIIESINSTLFGLF; from the coding sequence ATGCACATTGCCATCGTCGGCAACATTGGGGCCGGCAAAACCACGCTGGCCAATAAGCTGGCCCACCATTTCAACTGGGAAGTATTCCTGGAGGACGTCGACCACAATCCGTACCTGAAGGATTTCTACGATGATATGCCGCGCTGGGCGTTTCATCTGCAGGTGTATTTCCTCAACAGCCGCTTCCGCCAGACCCAGCAGATCAAAAAGCTGCAGGCGGCCAGCAAGGGCGTCATTCAGGACCGCACCATCTACGAGGATGCCCACATCTTCGCGGCCAACCTGCACCAGTCCAGCCTGATGACCGAGCGCGACTACCGCAACTACCTGGGGCTGTTCGAGTCGATGGTGAGCATGGTGGATCCGCCGGACCTGCTGCTGTACCTGCGTGCCGACCTGCCCAAGCTGGTGCAGCAGATTGAGCGCCGCAACCGCGACTACGAGAACAACATCAAGATCGACTACCTCAAGCACCTCAACGAGCACTACGAGGAGTGGATCAGCGGCTACAAGCACGGCAAGTTGCTTATCATCGACGTGAACAACCTCGACTACGTGAGCAACCCCGAAGACCTGAGCGGCATCATCGAAAGCATCAACAGCACCTTGTTTGGGCTGTTTTAG
- a CDS encoding MOSC domain-containing protein, which yields MAAPLLLQDLYIYPVKSLGGIRVTQAEIEPRGLRHDRRWLLVDERNQFMTQRQTPDMALLRVSPAYNGFLLTHAQRPDLLPLYVPFEATPERTLFVTIWDDMVFAWRGTRAADEWVSEALGRPCKLVYMSDMARRDVEPDLNPEGQLVSFADGYPFLLIGQSALDELNGRLAEPVPMDRFRPNLVFSGGAPFEEDTWAEFQVGDVPFRAVRACGRCVLTTIDQQSAEKSAAGEPLRTLATYRTQGSKVMFGQNVTGPGRGLLRVGDTLQVLNLK from the coding sequence ATGGCCGCACCGCTCCTCCTGCAAGACCTCTACATCTACCCCGTCAAGTCGCTGGGCGGCATTCGGGTAACCCAGGCCGAGATAGAGCCGCGCGGCCTGCGCCACGACCGCCGCTGGTTGCTGGTAGATGAGCGCAACCAGTTCATGACCCAGCGCCAGACGCCCGATATGGCCCTGCTGCGGGTGTCGCCGGCCTACAACGGCTTCCTGCTCACGCACGCCCAGCGCCCCGATCTGCTGCCGCTGTACGTGCCCTTCGAGGCCACGCCCGAGCGTACGCTGTTCGTGACCATCTGGGACGATATGGTGTTTGCCTGGCGCGGCACCCGCGCCGCCGACGAGTGGGTGAGCGAGGCCCTGGGCCGCCCCTGCAAGCTGGTGTATATGTCGGATATGGCCCGCCGCGACGTGGAGCCCGACCTCAACCCCGAAGGCCAGCTCGTGAGCTTTGCCGACGGCTACCCCTTTCTGCTCATCGGCCAGAGCGCCCTCGACGAGCTCAACGGCCGCCTCGCCGAGCCCGTACCCATGGACCGGTTCCGGCCCAACCTCGTGTTCAGCGGCGGCGCCCCGTTTGAGGAAGACACCTGGGCCGAATTCCAGGTGGGCGACGTGCCGTTCCGGGCCGTGCGCGCCTGCGGCCGGTGCGTGCTCACAACCATCGACCAGCAGTCGGCCGAGAAAAGCGCGGCCGGCGAGCCGCTGCGCACGCTGGCCACCTACCGCACCCAAGGCAGCAAGGTGATGTTCGGGCAGAACGTGACCGGCCCCGGCCGCGGCCTGCTCCGCGTCGGCGACACCCTACAGGTACTAAACCTGAAATAA
- a CDS encoding amidohydrolase family protein, whose amino-acid sequence MLKKLLPSLLAATLLLPATALAQRTYLHCGRLLDMRSDRAQTEMTLVVEKGLVLAVERGYTTPTNATDKVIDLKNRTVLPGLIDCHVHLESETSKDQYLKEFTLNPADVAFGTLDHARVTLLSGFTTVRDLGGSGVNIALRNAINRGQVVGPRIFTAGKAISGTGGHMDPTNGYRQDLMGMPGPADGVANGPEQGRQAVREQYKRGADLIKIASTGGVLSVAKDGSSAQMTEEEIRTIVQTARDLGLNVACHAHGAEGMKRAIRAGVTSIEHGTLMDDETMKLMKKYGTWYVPTITAGKSVADSAKIPNYYPALVTPKALAIGPKLQGTFGRAYKAGVKIAFGTDAAVFRHGMNALEFRYMVEAGMPPLEALRSATVSAAELLGQTGSLGTLEPGKLADVVAVDGDPVQDINAMQRVRFVMKQGVVYRSE is encoded by the coding sequence ATGCTGAAAAAATTACTCCCCAGCCTGCTAGCCGCCACCTTGCTGCTGCCCGCTACCGCCCTGGCCCAGCGCACCTACCTGCACTGCGGCCGCCTGCTGGATATGCGCTCCGACCGCGCCCAGACCGAAATGACGCTGGTAGTGGAAAAAGGCCTCGTGCTGGCCGTGGAGCGCGGCTACACCACCCCAACCAATGCTACCGACAAGGTCATCGACCTGAAAAACCGCACCGTGCTGCCGGGCCTGATTGACTGCCACGTGCACCTGGAAAGCGAAACCAGCAAAGACCAGTACCTCAAGGAATTCACCCTGAACCCGGCCGACGTGGCCTTCGGCACCCTCGACCACGCCCGCGTGACGCTGCTTTCAGGCTTTACCACGGTGCGCGACCTGGGCGGCTCCGGCGTGAACATTGCGTTGCGCAACGCCATCAACCGGGGGCAGGTGGTGGGGCCGCGCATCTTCACGGCGGGCAAGGCTATATCGGGCACGGGCGGCCACATGGACCCCACCAATGGCTACCGCCAGGATCTAATGGGCATGCCCGGCCCGGCCGACGGCGTGGCCAACGGCCCCGAGCAGGGCCGGCAGGCCGTGCGCGAGCAGTACAAGCGCGGCGCCGATCTCATCAAGATTGCCAGCACCGGCGGCGTGCTGAGCGTGGCCAAAGACGGCAGCAGCGCCCAGATGACCGAGGAGGAAATCCGCACCATCGTGCAGACGGCCCGCGACCTAGGTTTGAACGTGGCCTGCCACGCCCACGGCGCCGAAGGCATGAAGCGCGCCATCCGGGCCGGCGTGACCAGCATCGAGCACGGCACGCTCATGGACGACGAAACCATGAAGCTGATGAAGAAATACGGCACCTGGTACGTGCCCACCATCACGGCCGGCAAGTCGGTGGCCGACTCGGCCAAAATCCCGAACTACTACCCGGCCCTCGTAACGCCCAAGGCCCTGGCCATCGGGCCCAAGCTACAGGGCACGTTTGGGCGGGCCTATAAGGCCGGCGTCAAGATTGCCTTCGGGACGGATGCGGCCGTGTTCCGGCACGGCATGAATGCGCTGGAGTTCCGCTACATGGTGGAGGCCGGCATGCCGCCGCTGGAGGCCCTGCGCAGCGCCACCGTATCGGCGGCGGAGCTGCTGGGCCAGACGGGCAGCCTGGGCACGCTGGAGCCCGGCAAACTGGCCGACGTGGTGGCCGTAGACGGCGACCCGGTGCAGGACATCAACGCCATGCAGCGGGTGCGCTTCGTGATGAAGCAGGGCGTGGTGTATCGTAGCGAGTAG
- a CDS encoding DUF547 domain-containing protein, giving the protein MTRTLASRVIVLLLFLAVALPRVGASQTISSARLHAPWDELLHQYVTPEGLVNYQGLLDEEDKLLDYLLAQRKVSPEAAGWSAAEQEAYWINIYNAATVYMVLQYYPLSNVNDIRLKGKVHSLWEAPSVQVGGQEYSLNQIEREKLTARFQDPRLHFALVQGAMSGPQLLPEAYEGAQLAQQLERQTRRFLNDPARNVLAGAQPQLSSLFNFYAAEFGSRTQLLEFVNRYAPMPVAATAPIEFLPFSWALNDRQPLSATQALHK; this is encoded by the coding sequence ATGACGCGTACGCTCGCCAGCCGGGTTATCGTTCTGCTTCTGTTTTTGGCGGTTGCCCTCCCCCGGGTTGGCGCATCCCAAACCATTTCCAGCGCCCGGCTGCACGCCCCCTGGGATGAGCTGCTGCACCAGTACGTAACGCCCGAAGGCCTCGTAAACTACCAGGGCCTGCTGGACGAAGAAGACAAGCTACTCGACTACCTGCTGGCCCAGCGCAAAGTTTCGCCCGAAGCGGCCGGCTGGTCGGCGGCCGAGCAGGAGGCCTACTGGATCAACATCTACAACGCTGCCACCGTGTACATGGTGCTGCAGTATTATCCGCTCAGCAACGTCAACGATATCCGGCTGAAAGGGAAGGTGCACTCGCTGTGGGAGGCGCCGAGCGTGCAGGTGGGCGGCCAGGAGTATTCGCTCAACCAGATTGAGCGCGAAAAGCTGACGGCGCGCTTCCAAGACCCGCGCCTGCACTTTGCGCTGGTGCAGGGCGCCATGTCGGGGCCGCAGCTGCTGCCCGAGGCCTACGAGGGTGCGCAGCTGGCGCAGCAGCTGGAGCGCCAGACCCGGCGCTTCCTCAACGACCCGGCCCGCAATGTGCTGGCGGGTGCCCAGCCCCAACTGTCCAGCCTGTTCAACTTCTACGCGGCCGAGTTTGGGAGCCGCACGCAATTGCTGGAGTTCGTCAACCGCTACGCGCCCATGCCGGTAGCGGCCACCGCCCCGATTGAGTTTCTGCCCTTTAGCTGGGCCCTCAACGACCGGCAGCCGTTATCGGCTACCCAGGCCCTGCACAAATAA
- a CDS encoding S8 family peptidase translates to MTFSVPSRLRLLGLALLLPLLGTAQNAVSTAPQPAVPPQQWYLLDPAADGVMGVSVRKTYDELLKNRPSTSVVVAIIDAGIDTAHADLRRLLWTNPREIAGNGLDDDQNGYVDDVHGWNFLGGADGRNVDVETYEDTRLVARLRPLYEGKARTAVPAAKRAEYDLYQKVKKTQADKIAENKEQAASLDQAYTLNKKGADNLREALGLARLDTASLRAATPTDPNLYRAALSLYANLRSAGYADLESVLADMKEGLDDSRSQLEFSLNPAFNPRASIIGDDPTNTQDRRYGNRDNHGPDPMHGTHVAGIIGADRTNMLGILGIADNVRLMAVRAVPNGDERDKDIANAIRYAVDNGASIINMSFGKYYSPQREAVDAAMRYAATKGVLLVHSAGNENDDIDVNVEFPSPVYPDGQPVPNMITVGASARLNDQHLVADFSNYGRKNVDVFAPGNQIYSTLPGQQYGNKSGTSMASPVVSGMAAVLKSYFPTLTAADLKRIILQSAVVYHTKVLKPGTRKTVDFAELSRTGGLVNLYRAVQLADAEAAK, encoded by the coding sequence ATGACGTTTTCCGTTCCTTCCCGCCTGCGCCTGCTGGGCCTGGCCCTGCTGCTGCCACTGCTGGGCACGGCCCAGAATGCCGTTTCCACTGCCCCACAACCCGCCGTGCCGCCGCAGCAGTGGTACCTGCTCGACCCGGCCGCCGACGGCGTGATGGGCGTGAGCGTGCGCAAAACCTACGACGAGCTGCTCAAAAACCGACCCTCGACCTCGGTGGTGGTGGCCATCATTGATGCCGGCATCGACACGGCCCACGCCGACCTGCGGCGCCTGCTCTGGACCAACCCGCGCGAAATTGCCGGCAACGGCCTCGACGACGACCAGAACGGCTACGTCGACGACGTGCACGGCTGGAACTTCCTGGGTGGCGCCGACGGCCGCAACGTGGACGTGGAAACCTACGAGGATACCCGCCTTGTGGCCCGCCTCCGGCCGCTCTACGAGGGCAAAGCCCGCACCGCCGTGCCCGCCGCCAAGCGCGCCGAGTATGATCTGTATCAGAAAGTAAAAAAGACCCAGGCCGACAAGATTGCCGAGAACAAGGAGCAAGCCGCCTCCCTCGACCAGGCCTACACGCTCAATAAAAAGGGCGCCGACAACCTGCGCGAGGCCCTCGGCCTGGCCCGCCTCGATACGGCCAGCCTGCGCGCCGCCACCCCCACCGACCCCAACCTCTACCGCGCCGCCCTCAGCCTCTACGCCAACCTGCGCTCCGCCGGCTACGCCGACCTGGAATCGGTGCTGGCGGATATGAAAGAGGGCCTCGACGACAGCCGCAGCCAGCTGGAGTTCAGCCTCAACCCGGCCTTCAACCCGCGTGCCAGCATCATCGGCGACGACCCCACCAACACCCAGGACCGCCGCTACGGCAACCGCGACAACCACGGCCCCGACCCCATGCACGGCACCCACGTGGCCGGCATCATCGGCGCCGACCGCACCAATATGCTCGGCATCCTCGGCATTGCCGACAACGTGCGCCTTATGGCCGTGCGGGCCGTGCCCAACGGCGACGAGCGGGACAAGGACATTGCCAACGCCATCCGCTACGCCGTGGATAACGGGGCCAGCATCATCAATATGAGCTTCGGCAAGTACTACTCGCCACAGCGCGAGGCCGTGGATGCGGCCATGCGCTACGCCGCCACTAAAGGCGTACTGCTGGTGCATTCGGCCGGCAACGAAAACGACGACATCGACGTGAACGTGGAGTTTCCGTCGCCGGTGTACCCCGATGGCCAGCCCGTGCCGAACATGATTACGGTAGGCGCCAGCGCCCGCCTCAACGACCAGCACCTCGTGGCCGACTTCTCCAACTACGGCCGCAAGAACGTGGACGTATTCGCGCCCGGCAACCAGATCTACTCCACACTGCCCGGCCAGCAGTATGGCAACAAAAGCGGCACCAGCATGGCCTCGCCGGTGGTGTCGGGCATGGCGGCGGTGCTGAAGTCGTACTTCCCTACGCTCACTGCGGCTGATCTAAAGCGCATCATTCTGCAGTCGGCGGTGGTGTATCATACCAAGGTGCTCAAGCCCGGCACCCGCAAAACGGTGGATTTCGCCGAGCTGTCGCGCACCGGCGGCCTCGTGAACCTCTACCGCGCCGTGCAGCTCGCCGACGCCGAGGCGGCCAAGTAG
- a CDS encoding glycosyltransferase family protein gives MPLRKSLSFWVLLVCSASILLTSFWYYPRWKKPQTEALISWDASGYYMYLPATFIYHDLKKLDFLPAITQKYSPDPYQNQAYLDSTSGNQVMKYPAGLAVQSLPFFAAGHLAAKTLGYPADGFSAPYQLSLQIGAELVAILGFVLVWWTLRRRFSEEATALTLVVLALGSNYLNYAAIDSAMTHNWLFTLYAGLILLTQAFYKRPTLGRALAIGAVCGLMALTRPTEVLATLIPILWGLRPDRQVLAARLAFWRRHLPHLLLAGLAGAAIGSIQPLYWHYVTGRWLVYSYGDQSFSWLRPHLYDGIFSFRSGWLTYSPLMAVALLGFGALWRRYPEVFWAMLIYSVLFIYVTFAWDIWWYGGSLGQRAMVQSYPVLAWPMAAAMSWLLAQRVRVAAFTVLLLLGIYYNLWMTHQAHGGSGLIAAGEMTRPFFWQVVGRNAVPVSTFWLLDNPDQLVNDSNRKNVRELWHTDFEQDTTAGCGTPALQGRCSLALDQTHQSSPDYRINIFQNDVQWVRVRARAKCVQKEWDTWKMTQLVVSYRQGDDKVKEGFIRLQRVVGQDWPAEVYLDLQAPRNQSYDNIRVAFWNADGPQRILIDDVRVEAFER, from the coding sequence ATGCCTCTTCGCAAGTCTCTTTCCTTTTGGGTGCTGCTGGTTTGCTCCGCCTCTATTCTGCTGACTTCCTTCTGGTATTATCCGCGCTGGAAAAAGCCCCAGACCGAGGCTCTGATCAGCTGGGACGCGTCGGGGTACTACATGTATCTGCCGGCTACGTTTATCTACCACGACCTGAAGAAGCTGGATTTCCTGCCGGCCATCACCCAGAAATACTCGCCCGACCCGTACCAGAACCAGGCCTATCTGGACTCGACCAGCGGCAACCAGGTGATGAAGTATCCGGCAGGGCTGGCCGTGCAAAGCCTGCCGTTTTTTGCGGCCGGCCACCTGGCCGCCAAGACGCTGGGCTACCCCGCCGACGGGTTTTCGGCGCCGTACCAGTTGAGCCTGCAGATAGGCGCGGAGCTGGTAGCTATTCTGGGCTTTGTGCTGGTGTGGTGGACGTTGCGGCGGCGGTTCAGTGAGGAAGCCACGGCCCTGACGCTGGTGGTGCTGGCCCTGGGCTCCAATTACCTCAACTACGCCGCCATCGACTCGGCCATGACGCACAACTGGCTGTTTACGCTGTATGCGGGCCTGATTCTGCTCACTCAGGCGTTCTACAAGCGGCCCACGCTGGGCCGGGCCCTGGCCATCGGCGCGGTGTGCGGCCTGATGGCCCTGACCCGCCCAACCGAAGTGCTGGCCACGCTGATTCCCATTCTGTGGGGGCTGCGGCCCGACCGGCAGGTGCTGGCGGCCCGGCTGGCGTTCTGGCGCCGGCACCTGCCGCACCTGCTGCTGGCCGGCCTGGCGGGCGCGGCTATCGGCAGCATCCAGCCGCTCTACTGGCACTACGTGACGGGGCGCTGGCTGGTGTACAGCTACGGCGACCAAAGCTTCAGCTGGCTGCGCCCCCACCTCTACGACGGTATCTTCAGCTTCCGCAGCGGCTGGCTGACGTACTCGCCGCTGATGGCCGTGGCTTTGCTGGGCTTCGGGGCGTTGTGGCGGCGCTACCCCGAGGTGTTCTGGGCCATGCTGATTTACTCGGTGCTGTTTATCTACGTCACGTTTGCCTGGGACATCTGGTGGTACGGCGGCTCGTTGGGGCAGCGGGCCATGGTGCAGAGCTACCCCGTGCTGGCCTGGCCCATGGCCGCGGCTATGAGCTGGCTGCTCGCCCAGCGGGTGCGCGTGGCGGCCTTTACCGTGCTGCTGCTGCTTGGTATCTACTACAACCTCTGGATGACGCACCAAGCCCACGGCGGCTCCGGCCTGATTGCGGCCGGCGAGATGACCCGCCCGTTTTTCTGGCAGGTGGTGGGCCGCAACGCCGTGCCGGTTTCCACGTTCTGGCTGCTCGACAACCCCGACCAGCTGGTGAATGACTCCAACCGCAAAAACGTGCGGGAGCTGTGGCACACCGATTTCGAGCAGGACACCACGGCCGGCTGTGGCACGCCCGCACTACAGGGCCGCTGCTCGCTGGCCCTCGACCAAACCCACCAATCCAGCCCCGACTACCGCATCAACATCTTCCAGAATGACGTGCAGTGGGTGCGGGTGCGCGCCCGCGCCAAATGCGTGCAGAAGGAATGGGACACCTGGAAGATGACCCAGCTGGTGGTCAGCTACCGGCAGGGCGACGACAAGGTGAAGGAAGGCTTTATCCGGCTGCAGCGCGTAGTCGGCCAGGACTGGCCCGCCGAGGTCTACCTCGACCTGCAGGCACCGCGCAACCAGTCCTACGACAACATCCGGGTGGCCTTCTGGAACGCCGACGGCCCCCAGCGCATCCTCATCGACGACGTACGGGTAGAGGCGTTTGAGAGGTGA
- a CDS encoding GNAT family N-acetyltransferase, producing MSRVEPASATIRAATTADIATIVALAEATWEPTYRFIISKEQIDYMYRVIYTPASLQRQMTEQGHQFLLLLDADQQPGGFASYSAKELAGAYHLNKIYILPSHQGQGFGQRLLRAVETAVRTAGGHILELNVNRHNPALAFYEHEGFARHREEDIAIGPYWMNDYVMRKELL from the coding sequence ATGTCACGCGTTGAACCTGCTTCTGCTACCATCCGGGCGGCCACCACGGCCGATATTGCCACCATCGTTGCGCTGGCCGAAGCCACTTGGGAGCCCACCTACCGCTTCATCATCTCGAAGGAGCAAATCGACTACATGTACCGCGTGATTTACACGCCAGCCTCGCTGCAGCGCCAGATGACCGAGCAGGGCCACCAGTTTCTGCTGCTGCTGGATGCCGACCAGCAACCGGGCGGCTTTGCGTCGTACTCAGCCAAAGAGTTGGCCGGCGCCTACCACCTCAACAAGATCTACATCCTGCCCTCGCACCAGGGGCAGGGCTTTGGGCAGCGGCTGCTGCGGGCCGTGGAAACGGCCGTGCGCACAGCCGGCGGCCACATCCTGGAGCTGAACGTAAACCGCCACAACCCCGCGCTGGCGTTTTACGAGCACGAAGGCTTTGCCCGGCACCGCGAAGAAGACATTGCCATCGGCCCCTACTGGATGAACGACTACGTCATGCGCAAGGAGTTGCTGTAG
- a CDS encoding CDGSH iron-sulfur domain-containing protein, with product MATTKLTVLSNGSLRVEGTDIELVDAQGQPYGLGGRERISICRCGLSSQKPFCDGSHKGHFEHDAKAFDLPAPKPAPQA from the coding sequence ATGGCCACCACCAAACTCACCGTCCTCAGCAATGGCTCCCTCCGCGTGGAGGGCACCGATATCGAACTAGTAGATGCCCAGGGCCAGCCCTACGGCCTCGGCGGCCGGGAGCGGATCAGCATCTGCCGTTGCGGCCTCAGCAGCCAGAAGCCTTTCTGCGACGGCTCGCACAAAGGCCACTTCGAGCACGACGCCAAAGCTTTCGACCTGCCCGCGCCCAAGCCAGCACCACAGGCGTAA
- a CDS encoding YitT family protein — MLIPQLIFLDKLRNKTTPDAPPGKPKRRLKRRPHRTAAAARRWFRHHLFSAMYLALGVLSAAFGLKAFLLPNDFIDGGVTGISLLVRQLTGLPLSLLIIVINAPFIVMAYFQMGRTLALKSLGAILALAAVLLVVSFPTLTQDKLLISVFGGFFLGAGIGLAMRGGGVLDGTEILAVFLSKKTSLTVGDIILLFNIGIFAVAAYVLSIETALYSILAYLSAAKTIDFLIDGIEEYTGVTIISGRSDAIRRMITEKLGRGATVYMGKRGYGTHGDQPNPVEIVFTVVTRLELSRLKGEIDQIDRQAFIVMHSVKDTKGGMIKKRPLH; from the coding sequence ATGCTCATACCTCAACTTATTTTCCTGGATAAACTTCGCAACAAAACCACCCCCGACGCCCCGCCGGGCAAGCCGAAACGCCGCCTCAAGCGGCGCCCGCACCGCACGGCCGCCGCGGCCCGCCGCTGGTTCCGGCACCACCTATTCAGCGCCATGTACCTAGCCCTGGGCGTACTGTCGGCCGCTTTTGGGCTCAAAGCCTTCCTGCTTCCCAACGACTTCATCGACGGCGGCGTGACAGGCATTTCGCTGCTGGTGCGCCAGCTTACCGGCCTGCCATTGTCGTTGCTGATTATCGTCATTAACGCGCCGTTTATCGTGATGGCCTACTTCCAGATGGGCCGCACGCTGGCCCTGAAGTCGCTGGGCGCTATTCTGGCGTTGGCGGCGGTGCTGCTGGTGGTGTCCTTCCCTACCCTGACCCAGGACAAGCTGCTGATTTCCGTTTTCGGGGGCTTTTTCCTCGGGGCCGGCATCGGGCTGGCCATGCGCGGCGGCGGCGTGCTCGATGGCACCGAAATCCTGGCCGTGTTCCTGAGCAAGAAAACCAGCCTCACCGTCGGCGACATCATCCTGCTGTTCAACATCGGCATCTTCGCCGTAGCGGCCTATGTGCTGTCCATCGAAACGGCACTGTACTCCATCTTGGCCTACCTTTCGGCCGCCAAAACCATCGACTTCCTGATTGACGGCATTGAGGAATACACCGGCGTCACCATCATTTCGGGCCGCTCCGATGCCATCCGGCGCATGATTACCGAGAAGCTGGGCCGCGGCGCTACTGTGTACATGGGCAAGCGCGGCTACGGCACCCACGGCGACCAGCCCAACCCCGTTGAAATTGTGTTTACCGTCGTCACCCGCCTGGAACTCTCGCGCCTCAAAGGCGAAATCGACCAGATCGACCGGCAGGCGTTCATCGTGATGCACAGCGTGAAAGACACCAAAGGCGGCATGATCAAGAAACGGCCGCTGCACTGA
- a CDS encoding DUF2461 domain-containing protein: MDRALVLAFLRELATHNHKAWMDEHRADYQQARAEFTALLGELLNGLQQFEPGIRGLTPADVMYRLHKNDRSQRDPETYKRHMSAGLKPGGRHSPWAGYYVVLEPGGESYVGAGRWEPEPQQLARIRQEIHYNGPAFHALRQHPEFQRHFPAGLDPADALKTAPKGYDRLDPDIEWLRLKRFFVWRAIPDAEVLRPDFPARVLEAWRAAQPFVRFLNEIMKD, from the coding sequence ATGGACCGAGCCCTGGTGCTGGCGTTTCTGCGCGAGCTGGCCACCCACAACCACAAAGCCTGGATGGACGAGCACCGGGCTGACTACCAGCAGGCCCGCGCCGAATTCACGGCGCTGCTGGGCGAGCTACTCAATGGCCTGCAACAGTTTGAGCCCGGCATCCGCGGCCTCACGCCGGCCGATGTGATGTACCGCCTGCACAAAAACGACCGTTCGCAGCGCGACCCCGAAACCTACAAGCGCCACATGAGCGCTGGCCTCAAGCCCGGTGGTCGCCACAGCCCCTGGGCCGGCTACTACGTGGTGCTGGAGCCGGGCGGTGAGTCATACGTGGGGGCCGGGCGCTGGGAGCCCGAGCCGCAGCAGCTGGCCCGCATCCGGCAGGAAATCCACTACAACGGCCCCGCCTTCCACGCCCTGCGCCAGCACCCCGAATTCCAGCGCCACTTCCCCGCCGGCCTAGACCCCGCCGACGCCCTCAAAACCGCCCCCAAAGGCTACGACCGCCTCGACCCCGACATTGAGTGGCTGCGCCTCAAGCGCTTCTTTGTATGGCGCGCCATCCCCGATGCCGAGGTGCTGCGCCCCGACTTCCCGGCCCGCGTGCTGGAAGCCTGGCGCGCCGCCCAGCCCTTCGTCCGTTTCCTCAATGAGATTATGAAGGATTAG